The DNA region aacattagttcaagaagtgctaaacatagggagtacactaacgaaagtagaggtgcacctatgtggtttttagtgattcatttcatgtaatttcactgaagaaatgaacttgtagtaatttcataaccatagaataggtatggattagttataagtataattgattcactacgaaagtaggattcaaatgtattaggaaattacaccataattagcctagatgtagtattcaatgatccaaatataacacttgcatgagtagttagggataccacaacctaaggagcttttatttgttaatttcttgtataagtgcagtaggttaaatttcttattattcactgatagtctaaataataaagaaactttagtaataccggtaattgttcactcttccttgtgggatcgacccgatatataccctaaactactagttgatctgtatacttgcagtgaacgggtgtaattcggtattttttagcttgcacgtatgtaaaatacccgtcaagtttttggcgccgttgccggggaagatttggcaatatcggtgtgaagagcaactttattagtttagacataatattagttatattgtgaatgttattttctgttattttagtattttatatgtgtatgtgttttatcacctagtcttcttactaattttgctcttaagttgtttaaaagcaattttaggtaatgaggagggtaggtcaatttggaggacaaagcttgagaaatgaaagattggcaatggatggttgcctactgcaaagctccttcaacagaggtaaccaagaaattactgaaggtatgtcttttgaagatggtataaggtgcttaaaggctaaatttgatgttatgatgctacaagttcaaatggacacaattatgcatgaaattgagcaagggaggaattttaatgcttttaattcttatcatgtgatttgtgacttgtgtggaggttatcatgcaactaatacatgtatgcaagcacaaaatgtggattactatgatgaattagagcattacaatccttattttgatcaatacagtgctaattggagcaattctctttcttatggttgggaaaatcaatgtgcatatagtgattatccatatttttatgattaccaatctgaaaatgtccaatataaagcaaaaccatcttgggagttagctatagaaaagttagctaatgtgacttccgaccgttttgataggattgagaaaagaatagatgaattaacttctcactttggcagaataaatgagcaattgaatgcattgtgtgaggttatttcttctaataaattgcaaaatgatcctagcatgaatggtaggaatgttgtatgtgaaaatggattgcattttgatgaaaatgatgaatctcaattgtgtttcaatgagcaaatgtctatttcacatgataatatctttggaactaactttgaacctcaagaggtgagttttaatgactcatttttcacccctcttgaggagtgcattgaaagtgtaggttctaagggtattgctgcccaagatactctcatggcattcccgttggtaagttctcaagtggtgcatattcaaggtaatatttatgaaacacttgggataggtaagtcaattccatttctcctatcattagatcatgtgacttttgctataaagtcaccatttaatgatccaccacgaccaaaaatggtggattattcgttaactaagcctccttgaaaaatgaggtgaaatagtcaagctattgactttaaagaagcgcttattgggaggcaacccaatgtttgtttaagtttatgttattttgtggtgattttatgtttaaagtatatgtttgagttattttgttatttttcatttgtaggtattggaaatggaagcaaaagtgaccaaatgaggtgaaaaaagcgaaatttgatcaaggaactcaacccctcaatttgagtaattgttgtttttgatttgttagaaggggttaaaatgcatattttgatcattttacatgtgcatgcattgagaattttagcaaacaaatgatctatgatgcatttcgtgtgattggggtacaaatggtaatttttcaaaattggctttctgcaaaaatttcgcagaagaaaacgcacttgtgctgaaaacgcgccttataatcgcgttttcaattctgcgcctatactgaagaaaacgcgcctcaaaacgcgacagaaagtcgcgttttctaacaagtcgcgttttccagcctgatcaaaaattgaaaacgcgccttcaaatacgcgactccaagtcgcgttttataacacagtcgcgttttcgatcctgcaagatatgtgaagaaacgcgacttcacaaaacgcggcttggtggcgcgttttgatgagtcgcgttttcggaggaaaaaaaaaaatttgcagattccttgattctcttttttcttcttttcgtcatatatattttcttgtaccttgagttgcttattgtattttttttataggtacatcactaaaacaagggcttgaagttacggatcgccgttttgatgtcttaagcctttgttatcacttttgtttctcattttccatttttaggtttacatcactaatggttatccaatggaactcatgaagcgttggagataaacggacaatggattttgaagcttcatattcaatcacatcataggggagtattactttctttatcttgattttcctttttacacattgaggacaatgtgtatgttaagtgtggggggagaattgagattatatatattgtatgtgattgaattattagttgcaaatattggacttgtgttaaaattcaaaatttttctaaaatcttgtccaaaattgcaaacttgccccaaaaaaatttcatattttttcaattttatccaaggggtaacaagtttcataccattagtagttcaaattccttctacatttgagataaatatatgtgatttggaaacttcttttctcatttaacttggaaatgactattatgtgattataatttttgcatttgtaggaaagtatatcttttaaagtggagaaaattatgcctatatttttttgcatatttgatgaaatttcttctctttattggattttataagttaagtgataaatatggtcaataattgcaatactcttctcatgattatgctttcgagggaatgttattatctttactttaaaaaaaatgaaaaaaaaatgaagaaacaaaagaaaaagacaaaaatagaataagatttgttctactccaatgattcttgtacttagtaaccgggagtcttcatctacaaatgtcgactttcgcgtaaaacggtacttgaattaagagtatgcaaagcaacttgagtatgtgaagtgttgagtaaccggtgatcttcatctaaaaatgtcgatcctcgcgtcaaaaggcattctcacgtcttaagtaatatttagatatgtaatattaataaatatctttttaaacagaattaaaagatgatcatgagtttaggaagcattattattgaccatatgagttgcttgcttgtgaaatcaggtaaggatgaaaaatcgatttgaatttgttataatgatggtataattggctctcctttacttgatatcatgagtacttgaacttaattgaataattgcataatggttatttactctgttttgaggaaatgaagttgaaatgctacatatatttattttcaaattttggatcattgttggtttgtatttttattgcttgaggacaagcaatggttcaagtgtgggggtatttgacaagggtttattttacgtatttttagtgtgttttattagttaattttggtttgattatttagttttataactaaaataactaaggttttggtaaaaatctacattttatgttaaattggctaaatattgcatttgttggatttttatgggaaaaacttcatattttgtaggtttaatgattcaatcatcaaatgaagtgcatagagaagatatttggatgattgaagatggattaaagtggggaaaataaaatatgaagtgtaaaaggaagaaatgcaatttgaggacaaaaaatcaagaaaagtcagctttgacaactcagacatattttcgtattttgactatatcaggagctacaatgatcggatcaaggtgatcttggtaccattttgaagctaagagatatatctgcatttggtatgaagacatcaaagtccaattcagccgttttcctggtcaaaaggtcgaaacacagaaacttatctggatggtcgaaagctgaaacccagaattgaccagtctatggtattttgaccatatctccgtccaccgatctccaaattatatgattcttgaagcattggaactctaattcaaaaggctacaacttttgtgttttacacaaaagccagttcggccttcatcatggagaaaaatgcagttgaagtgaggtcaaaagtaaaaacgtgtctggcagccgaatttctgtaatttgctcagccatttttctcatcttcacactactttccagctagagttggagagaaaacgtaggctgcacatgcttcagaagacataaggaagagatatagccaaggttccaagtcaaaagccattatttttgactcccttaacaaattcagatttggagaatcatagcagaaatttttgactggtaagggaaggacttttcatcagcttatatgcaggACATTCagaatcatacgggagaagtttggagtctgcaaaaatgtagcttttccattctcttattgttagattagtttagtatagagtagtagttcatccttcttgtttattagctaggcaaagatgaagaaggagatgaagaaggcaaggaaagagctcatgtgacaagggttatttttcctttccaactctttatcttttgtatttgattccaagtttagctaatatacaagttctggattttatatttaatatgtgtctttaaagtttataccttgggtttggttgaactttctatgattgttagtatttattatttggttatttgattgctatgatttgagcaagttatttagcactttgactctttaaatcatgattaatctggtaccattaattgtgattatctaaggtgttatttctacaatgaaaattgagatttaacattagttcaagaagtgctaaacatagggagtacactcacgaaagtagaggtgcacctatgtggtttttagtgattcatttcatgtaatttcactgaaaaaatgaacttgtagctaatttcataaccatgagaataggtatggattagttataagtataattgattcactacgaaagtaggattcaaatgtattaggaaattacaccataattagcctagatgtagtattcaatgatccaattatagcacttgcatgagtagttagggataccacaacctaaggagcttttatttgttaatttcttgtataagtgcagtaggttaaatttcttattattcattgatagtctaaataataaagaaactttagtaataccggtaattgttcactcttccttgtgggatcgacccgatatataccctaaactactagttgatctgtatacttgcagtgaacgggtgtaattcggtattttttagcttgcacgtatgtaaaatacccgtcacaAAGGCGATGGGAAATTTTTATacattataataaaaaaaaagggctaaaattatttgaccaatGTACAATGTATCTAActcaaaaacaaactaaagagTTAAGCATATTTGCATACAATAGATAATATATGAAAGcgaaggtttaataattttgcttttgagaggaaagcaaaaaaaaaaattgattaaaataattattagaAGATTCTACCAAATTTGTATTCATTAtttgttttggaaaatattATTTCCACTCccataatttattttataatatagtctaataaatgaaaaatgaattATTACAATGATAGTGAGAGTGTGATTAATGAAAAGgagtgcaaataatatttttcattgtttttgaATGTAAACAGCTTTTACTGAATTAATGGAGGTGTAAAGGTGATGGGAACTTTAGttattttaatgaaaaaaagcataaatttcatagataatttatttaatttttaaaaaaaggtgggaaaaaaatccaaaaatgtATACCAAAATCAAAACTTATTTCAAGAACTGTACGCTAACTTAAACAAGTAGACTTTTGTACTGatcctaaacatccaaaaaGAGTTAAGTGGCAACTTTTTGTTTGTCAATAAAAGGGGACTAAGTGTAATGTGCTATTTTGATTACTGTGGAGCATTAGAATAATCGATTTAAGAGAGTTATAGTATCATAATTTGTATTTGGATACACATTATTtggaaaaacttttcttttttagatACTTCAAATAGGGATGGAACTAGGGGACAGGGAGGACCCTCTCCCCTCAAGTTTTATAAAATCTAATTTTCCTActttataaaattaaaaattttcaaaaacactcTTTATAAATTTAATCTCTCAGCACCCCCTCCCGGCAAAAATCTTAAAAATATTTTAGGTTGTATGTTTAAGCTTGGATACATTAAAATTTTCCCTTCAAGATATATATTTTAGTTCCATCTATGACTTCAAGCACGTAtgtccatcacattcatttttTCGGATCatgattttattttgcataCAATACAtcaccacaaaaaaaaaggctatATGGGTCGTGGAATTAAAAGATTTTCCCAAATAATCAATATTATCTTTCACGGATaattaacaaagaaaaaaaatgccgACTGATTGTAGTTTAGAGGGTAAAGGACTGTACTAAAGCGATATGAACTTATGTAAGCCATTGTTTAAGCCAATAACTGGGCTGTAATCTTATTCAAAGAAACCACCAACATATAGGTCAGTTCAACCGGAGCTTATGCGGCAACTAAAAGCCGCTACAACGGCTAATTAGCCAAATCCCAACTTAGGAGAGTAAGTCCTCTCTTTCCCAATTTCGCAAGGAATCACTCTCCAAAGTACATCAAATCACAGTTACCATTTAGTAGGAAGGTTACTTCTTTTATAAATACTAGTACCGTAAAGAAAGGAACAACTTTTTACTTATTCTTGATAAGTTGAATTCTCAGTGTTTGTTTTTTCGATTAAGCAAGTGTTCTCGAGTTTGGTTGTTGATTCTTGAAAAAGGGTTTTCAATTCTAGTCGTTGAAAACTCAAAGAAGGAAGAATTGAATAAAGAGATGGGGAAGAGCAGTAGTAATGATGATGAACGCCGTCTTGATTATTCGGGTATTGAACTGTACCCGAACTGGGGTAAATTTGATATCTTGGTTGCAGTTGCAGAAGTAGAGAGGATCAGACTggaggaggaggaaaaagaaaggaagctCAGGCGAAATCTTTCCactttcttgaaacttcttgctgaaaaagaaacagaagaatCATCAATGGACAATGGTTCAGATGGGGTCGGTAAATTGCAGCTTCTTGTTGGTAAAATTGATGTCAATTTCACTAAAGGGAAAAGATCGTTCAGAAGGAAGACTGGCTCCAACCACACATTATTGTCCGAGGAACTTCCTTCAGCAATATCCCAGTTTGATTTTGAAGGCAAACATCAAGAAGATGATGGAAATCACGTTCTGTTCTCATATGGGGATATAATTAAGAAGCCCCAATTGAAGAGACTGGGATCACCCAGTGAAGAAAATTGTACTGATCATCAAGAAATAGAGATGCCACGTTCCAAGAAAGCAAAAGGGAAGCCTAGATATCCTGATGGACCATTAACGTCAACTATCAGTACTATTCCAGAGAAATTCAAGAACAGAATTTTGGAATTTGGGGGTTCAGAGGAAAGCATTGTATTTGTGTTTCAAAAGGTGTTAACAGAGACCGATGTGAAGACGCATTTCAGTAGGCTGCTGGTGCCATTTAAGCAGATCAAGAATGGGTTTCTGACTGCTGAAGAGCAGGCTCGTTTTTGGGATCCCAACCAGAAGTTTGGAATTGATGCCATTTTTGTTGATCCATCCCTTGATGAAGGCAGAATGAACCTGAGACGATGGGAGATGGGTAAAAAAGATGGTAAAATAAGTTACAACTTTGCATTGATCACTAACTGGGTCAAGGTTGTGCAGAAGAATGAACTGAGACAAGGAATGACAGTGCACCTGTGGGCATTTAGGAGGGATTTACAGCTTGgatttgctttaattttagtttgattaagaattttttatttctaattttgcGCTTAGTCTAATTGTTCATTAGAGTCTTGTGAATTAAGGAGATTTAGTTTGTTAGAGCAGTGTCCATTAGTCTTCCTTTACTAATTTTAATTAAACATATCCATTGTTGCCTTTGTATTGGTCAAAGAATGTTAATTTCGTTTGCAAAgagttagaaaaaaaaattgatgcaaaTGAAGTATACAAGTA from Coffea eugenioides isolate CCC68of unplaced genomic scaffold, Ceug_1.0 ScVebR1_3305;HRSCAF=4499, whole genome shotgun sequence includes:
- the LOC113757779 gene encoding B3 domain-containing protein At5g24050-like, which translates into the protein MGKSSSNDDERRLDYSGIELYPNWGKFDILVAVAEVERIRLEEEEKERKLRRNLSTFLKLLAEKETEESSMDNGSDGVGKLQLLVGKIDVNFTKGKRSFRRKTGSNHTLLSEELPSAISQFDFEGKHQEDDGNHVLFSYGDIIKKPQLKRLGSPSEENCTDHQEIEMPRSKKAKGKPRYPDGPLTSTISTIPEKFKNRILEFGGSEESIVFVFQKVLTETDVKTHFSRLLVPFKQIKNGFLTAEEQARFWDPNQKFGIDAIFVDPSLDEGRMNLRRWEMGKKDGKISYNFALITNWVKVVQKNELRQGMTVHLWAFRRDLQLGFALILV